The genomic interval ATGGACATGGTAAGATGTATGTTGAAATCAAAAAATCGGCCTAAGCATTTCTGGCCAGAAGCTATATCTTGTGCTATTTATGTGCTGAATTGGTGTCCACCAAGAAGTGTTCTAGATAAGACACCCGAGGAAGCTTGGAGTGGAAGAAAGTCGTCTATCAACTATCTCAAGATCtttggttgtttgccatatgcacATGTACCAGATCAGTTGAGGAAGAAACTTGACGATAAAGGTGAGAAGTGCATTTTTATTGGTTACAGTGATACATCAAAGGCTTATAAGCTATATAATCCTGAAACTAAGAAAGTTATTATAAGTCATAATGTGATTTTTGATGAACATGGTAGTTGGAGTTGGTCTATTGAAAAAGGAAAGTCAATTGTTGTTCTTGGTATTCCCAATGACCTTTTGGATGAGCAGCCTACTCAAGATAATGTTCAGGCTTCTGCACAATCTGAATCATCAACTAGGAGATCACAATGTGAGTGTCAATTATCAGTTCGCTTGCAAGATTATGTATTAAGTAATGATAATGACTTATCTGATGAAGAAATTATTCAGTTTGCTCTTTTTGCAAATTGTGATCATATCTCTTTTGAGGATGCTACTACAAAAACTTCATTGGCTGAGGGCAATGGATGAGGAAATTCATGCCATTGAAACAAATGGAACTTGGGAATTGACTGAATTACCTCCAAGAAAAGAACTAGTTGGAGTAAAGTGAGTTTACATGACAAAGTATAAGTCAAATGGTGAAATTGATCATTTTAAAGTGACAAGCAAAAAGCAGGTATTGATTATTTTGAAGTTTTTGCTCCTGTAAGTAGACTTGATAAAGTGTGCATGCTTATTTCACTTACGGCTCAAAATATTTAGAAACTGTATCAAATGGGTGTGAAGTCTGCTTTTCTAAATGACTTCTAGGAAGAAGAAATATATGTTGAACAACCTATAAAATATGTTAAGAAAGGGAAAGAGAATAAGATTTATAAATTGAATAAAGCTCTATATGGTTTAAAACAAGCACCGAGAGCATGGTACAGTTCTTACTTTGTTGAAAATGGTTTTTTGAGATGTCCTTATGAACATGCTTTGTATGTTAAATATACTATCCGGTGATACACTAATAGTATGTCTTTATTTGATGATCTAATTTTCACCGGAAATAACTTAAAGTTAACCACAAAATTCCGGATGGCTTTGGTTAGTAAATTTGAAATGGCAGATATGGGCCTAATGAGTTATTTCCTAGGACTTGAAGTTATTCAAATGGATGATGAGATTTTTGTCTCACAAAAAAAATATGCTTttgatattttgaaaagatttagaaTGAAGTGCTCCAAGCCATTTTTACTCCCGTGATTGAGAAGATGAAGTTGTCCAAAGATGAAATTGGAAAGAGTATGGATGTTACAGCTTATAAAAGCTTGATCAGGAGTCTAAGATATTTGGTTGCTACGAGACCAGGTATTTCTTTTGGAGTTGGAGTACTTAGCAGGTTTATGGAGAAACCAAAGGAGTCATATTGGGTTGCAACAACGCGAATTCTAAGATATGTCAAAGGTACATTTAAtgatgaaattttttattttactaaAAAAACTGAAACTTGTTGGATATACAGATAGTGATTGGGCTAGAGATGTTGAGAGTAGAAAGAGTACGTCAAGATATGCTTTCCATCTAGGTTCAACTATATTTTTTTGGTCTTCTAAAAAACAGCAGGTGGTAGCACTTTCAACAACAAAGGCAGAATATATTGCGGCAAAAATTGTGCTACACAAGCAATTTGGCTAAGAAATTTTTTTGAGTTTCTACAACACAAACAAGATGACCCTACAACAATTTTCTGTGATAACAAGTCAACAATTGCATTATCAAAGAATTCAGTCTTCCATGGTCGCATCAATCATATGGATATCAAGTATCACAAAATCAAAGAGTGGGTTGCTGAAAAACAAATCAACATCGAGTATTGCCCCAGTGAATGCCAAGTTGCAGATATCTTTACAAAACCAATGAAGACAGAGACTTTTCTCAAGCTAAAGAAGGCGATTGGGATGGCTAACCTTTGTGACTTGGTTTAAGGGAGACTATGGTattaattaaatcaagtcaaagaTTAAGATAGAATAGATCCATATTTAATGGATAGACTTTGAATAAATGAATGGCTGGGGTTAAATGTAGAAGCATTATTTTAGGATCGATTTTCATTCCTATTGCTATATAAAGATATGTATAACATATGGTTTTTATCAAGTTTGGTATATCATCAATAAAGAGTACATTTGTTTTCCACTACTATATTTTGTCCCTTCTTCAATTGAGTTACTGCTATCACAAAGGTTACAGAGTATGTTGTAATGTTTAAGACAATTATTTATGACAACCTAATGGTAATTGCGATGGCAATGACCCAATCAATATTCTTTTGAAGTTTAAAGAATAAATATCAAAAAATGGTTGAAGCCAAGGCCTCAACAATTAATAGCAGGTGCTAGTAGAATGCTGTAATCCTGAAATGAAAAATGTGGAAACAATACTGCATGTTGTAGAttggaattaagaaaattttcaaactgAACAAAATTGTTACTTAAACAATGATAATTTTTAGTTGTAAAGTAGTAAGCAAATTGATTGCCTCGTATTCAGTTTTAAGTGGTAAACTATTCTAagctaagagaaaaccaaaattcGGGTTGGTTGAGTGCAAAACAAGTATCTTGTGATTTCTTGATGCATTTCTCCTCTTATTTCACATAAAAATAGCATTATGAATGACAAATATTAGGGAGTAGCATTAAACATCCACTGAAGAGGCAAAAACCTAAAAGGCTTGGTTATATGCACAATACATTCAGAGAAAAAGATAATGATGACTTGGACCAACACTCAAATAACACAGTGAAATGCAGCACATACTTCAGTTTCAAGGCTAGCGAATAAGAAGATTTGGAACATACGTGTGGCTGCTTTTATAGCATTCCATGAATCACCTATTTCAAGTAAAATTTGTGCCTTCTGTTCGTGTAATACTGCATTTTTTGGTTCCAAGGACACTCCAGCCTCCCACTTTCCTAGAGCTTCATGGTATTTTCCATCCTAGAGTCAAAAATTTAACAAGCTAGAAATTTAACCACATTTAATCCcctcaaaaaaaaataaagcaaattGCAGTAACCATTGATTTCCTACAGTCATAGCTTGATTTACTTTCTTTGTAGAAAAGTACAAGAAGAAAGCTCTCTTGTGAAAGAATATTCTTAATTAAGCCCTGCATTTCTGCTTTCCCAAACTTCCTTTTTCTTCATGAAACCTTGAGATTAGTTTTGCATTAGTAAGCCTCAGACTTAGCCTCTTGCACTAGGGAcattgaaaaattaaataaagccTAAAAGAGGCTATTTACTTCCAAATTTCTGTTATTGTGGAATAAAGAAATACAGAATCCTACAAGTAACCAAGAGTTTGAAAAGGAGTACAAAAGTTAAGAGAGGAAGTCCAGCAACGAAACTACTTCTATTAGTTAAATTAACAGAGAAAGAAGAAAATATGCGCTAAAAAACTAGAGGCCCAACAAACAATTTTCTTCCCCGATGAGACAGGGCCATATTGGTATCAGGCATCCCCGAGTGGCCGAGCACACAATATAACAAAATTAGAGCATAAAAAATAACCTCCAAAGGATGTTTGTTTCAAACAAACAACATGATGATCAACAAGAGAAATaattctttcatttagtaaactGAGAAAAAAGAGGCGGAATTTGAGGATAAGCTACCTCCGCGAGCTGATTCCCCTGCGAACGGAAGCATTCAACGAGATTCCTGATGCGATCTTCATTGGTTAGGGCTTCTTGTCCGTCGTTGAGGTTTTTACTGTCAGCTTCGCCTCCTGCAGCGGTGCTGGCCTCGTCTTCTCCCTTATCGAATGGAAGATCTGGATTGAGGGTTATTGGCAGCGGGCGAGACCGCTTCTTCCCGCCTATTCCGCCGCTGACGCCGCCCGCCTTCGCCTTGTTCTTCCAGACTATCTTCATGCTTTTCAGTTTCGTCTCACTCGCtgtggtggcaaaaggtcaagccGCCATAGCGGCCCCTCCCATTCTCAAAACATTCTGACGGAGGATAAATTACGGGATTTATTCAATTTTAGTTGAGCGGCGTTTCGTACTAAATAGCACCTATCAAAAATCAAAACATCCCTTTTGATTACAAATtgtgggaaaaaaaaaaaacgaaacgCATGCCCCAGCGCCCTGCCCTACATGATCTAAGGTCATTACAGGAGAGATAAATCATAACATTCTAGCGGATATAATACGAGAATAAAAAATTTATTCCCCAACTATCCGAAGAATCGATCCTACCGTCTCATTGTGACAAGTTCATATACCAACCTTTTGATTACAAAATTCTCTGCTACAAGGAGGATTTGTAATCAAAAGGGAGTATTTGTGTTAAAACCTCTCCCAAATATTTTCTAAGAGTATtcataataatattaaatatttcttttaaatatttataattttctttttatatcatcaattaaatatctcattctttaaatattataaatttaataattaaatatttcactCTCAAATATCTTAAATTTCATACTATTAGTGTTATTGCACATTGATCATAAATTAATTGCTGCCTTATTCTCTATTACAGAAACTAGGAAGAGAAACATCAGAATATATTACAGAAACTTTCATTGATACTCttcatttaaaatcaaatttcatcttCTCCTCAAATTTGTTCAAGTCTTTTCCTGATTAgtttttgtttcattttttaaTAAACAAGAAAAGATAGATCTGCTGGAATATTGCActgaatttatttttcatttatgtTAGTTACATTAGTACTCTTTTGATGCATTGTCAAAGCTACATAATAGTAGAGCAATTGATCAAGAACCCAGTGACTCCAATATTTGAGATCTTGAGCTACTTTATGCTAACGATATGATCTACTCAAAGACCTAATTTTTCTTTGCGCTTAATAGGTGCAAAATTCCATGACAAAGTTCCATCACGATCGAATAATAGTCTACTATACTTCTCAACTAAGTGTGGATGTGATCATGGTGAATTAGAATTTTGATGGATTGAGGTGCCTTTGCTTGTCATGTATGCCTTTTTGTTCCAATTTTGGAGTATTCTTTGAACTAAAACAATCACCGTAAGGCTGTCAATTCATCGGCCTGTTCAATGATGTCGAGCAATGAGAATCCATGTCGTCGTACTTATCATCTTTTTGATCGCAATGCCATTCATCTTGAAGACCACTGACCTGTTAGGCAAAGCCCCTAAAGATGCTtcctctacttttttttttttttttttttaagtatgctTGCTAAGTCAGCTCCTCTTTTGGTCATGGCTGAGTACTAAAGTGAAGATTTTGCAATCTAAAATTCTGAACCATCTTTGTGTTTACAGTTTCTAATATAGTTAAAAAACCGAAACCGACAAATCAAAGTGAACCAAGTTATTCTTCGAGTTGGTTCCCTTTATAGGACCAGTTCAACGATCATATATAGGCTTTTAAAACTATACATAGTGGGTTATGATATATAAATCATGAGACAATAGAAGACCACCACTCACATCGTTTCAAAcaactctttcttcttcctttaacCTTTAGAAAAGATGAACACTTCAACTCCACTAAGCATACAATCATTAGGAACCAAAGTATTTACTGtatggggttaacgtctccgtcatgcactttccacctgtgtacctatatttacctctctccatatccgtgggaccgactcTAGGGGAATCActaatgtggcggttccacattagGAACCAAAGtattgtccccagggcgtagcacagatggggagtgcatggttctgtggctgaaagatccaggggtcgatccccggggtgtcattgcctggggttaacgtctccacCATGCACTTTCCATCTgtatacctgc from Zingiber officinale cultivar Zhangliang chromosome 6B, Zo_v1.1, whole genome shotgun sequence carries:
- the LOC121992515 gene encoding tetratricopeptide repeat protein 33-like; amino-acid sequence: MKIVWKNKAKAGGVSGGIGGKKRSRPLPITLNPDLPFDKGEDEASTAAGGEADSKNLNDGQEALTNEDRIRNLVECFRSQGNQLAEDGKYHEALGKWEAGVSLEPKNAVLHEQKAQILLEIGDSWNAIKAATQATELEPLWCEAWITLGRAQLNFGEPDSAIESFDRALEIKPNHEEALTDRNTAIRLVKKRKLLQASGLDVADNRYKVTDKVESV